Proteins from a genomic interval of Lycium ferocissimum isolate CSIRO_LF1 chromosome 2, AGI_CSIRO_Lferr_CH_V1, whole genome shotgun sequence:
- the LOC132039925 gene encoding uncharacterized protein LOC132039925 isoform X2, with protein MLKKLVEKASFVKKPSGDSDGLKPHDVNPRCVFHYGIPSGSVLSAYDSIQKIVALATKDGRIKLFGKDSTQALLVSSDTVSSKFLQFMENQGLLININSNNRIEVWDVEQKYLCNFHDFDREITSVTLIQHTPYLYLGDSSGHVSLMKVVKEPCKIERMKYCIPLSASHGLSNEVAGDTAVAHILPQPAAESKRVAIVYKDGVITLWSIRESKAIFITGGSPLQSMGHETKKATTACWCCPYGSKLVVGYSNGEIFIWSIPATSNSSIDQELEEVPSGTQSAPICKLNLGYKLDKIPIAKLIWSYAEGKAGRLYVMGSPDSQAANLLQVVLLNEHTESRTIKLGLNPPESCLDMEIISSFPALRKNINNSLLLVAKSGQIYTYDDSLIERYLLQYQSRSPPSLPREVKVKLPLVDSSITIAKFVVNNPYMLFSMDQDYSSLIKDSMPLFPFERAQKDGTASNSTQFSKAKNVFLSGHSDGTINLWDVSCPNPLPIASLTQQSEDNLSLSGVPLTALCLTSDLHILISGDQGGTVRIYKFKPDFFAPDTSFLSFQGSKKGSNPIQSVKLVKVNGAVLSISTSQDSKYFAVGSDQGYVVLIDSDSKTILYQTHIASELCTGVISMQFNTCSLHGFDKNILVVATKDSSVLALETETGNILSPSLVHPKKPSRALFMQILDEQELSGRGLSISDGIDMIKGNSNNISSKQPLVLLCSEKAVYVYSLLHIVQGIKKVYYKKKFHSSLCCWASTFDTPEAGVVLLFSNGKIEIRSLPELSLLKETSVSGLILSPPKANSIADHSICASKNGDLIVVDRDQEMFFVSVSLQNDTFRFLDFASQVYDRDLVVEPGQISAPIIQKEKKKGIFGSVFKDAKGNKASNVPDTGVENARVSIEEMSAIFSADNFPSHTQSEEKLGRNKKDDDLDIDDIEIEDPEEKQKGNPMVGALNKQNLTNTFQALKGKFMHMKVKNDKAPINDGPKDDKADNVGQIKKRYGYTASAEPSAAEAAKSKLSENQKKLQGINIKSAEMQDTAKSFSSMAKEVLRFAGNDKTN; from the exons aTGTTGAAGAAGCTTGTCGAGAAGGCTTCTTTTGTTAAGAAG CCTAGTGGAGATTCAGATGGTCTGAAACCTCATGACGTAAATCCCCGCTGTGTTTTTCATTATGGTATCCCATCAGGATCTGTGCTATCCGCTTATGACTCCATTCAAAAAATTGTTGCTCTTGCAACCAA AGATGGACGGATCAAATTATTTGGAAAAGATAGCACACAAGCTCTGTTGGTATCATCAGATACAGTGTCAAGTAAATTTTTGCAG TTTATGGAGAACCAAGGTCTCCTCATTAACATAAACTCGAATAACCGAATAGAG GTCTGGGATGTAGAGCAGAAGTATTTGTGTAATTTCCATGACTTCGACAGGGAAATCACCTCTGTTACACTCATACAGCACACTCCCTACCT GTATCTTGGAGACTCATCAGGACATGTTTCACTTATGAAGGTTGTTAAAGAACCCTGTAAGATAGAGAGAATGAAATATTGTATCCCTCTTTCAGCATCTCATG GCCTATCAAATGAAGTTGCCGGGGACACTGCTGTAGCACATATACTGCCTCAACCTGCTGCAGAAAGTAAGAG GGTGGCAATTGTTTACAAAGATGGTGTTATAACACTATGGTCGATTCGAGAAAGCAAAGCAATCTTTATAACTGGAGGGAGTCCTCTGCAATCTATGGGTCACGAGACAAAAAAAGCAACCACAGCATGTTGGTGCTGTCCTTATGGAAGTAAACTAGTTGTTGGATACAGCAATGGAGAGATATTCATCTGGAGTATTCCAGCTACTTCAAATTCAAGCATAGATCAAGAACTTGAGGAAGTGCCTAGTGGAACTCAAAGTGCCCCAATTTGTAAACTGAATCTTGGATATAAGTTAGACAAAATCCCTATAGCAAAATTAATTTGGTCCTATGCAGAAGGAAAGGCCGGTCGATTATATGTTATGGGCTCCCCAGATAGTCAAGCGGCAAACTTGCTACAG GTAGTTCTACTAAATGAGCACACTGAATCTCGCACAATTAAATTGGGACTCAACCCTCCTGAGTCTTGTCTGGACATGGAGATTATATCAAGCTTCCCTGCATTGAGAAAGAACATTAACAATTCGTTACTTTTGGTAGCAAAGTCTGGCCAAATTTACACATATGATGATTCTTTAATTGAAAGGTACCTATTACAGTACCAGTCCAGGTCACCACCATCACTTCCAAGGGAAGTGAAGGTGAAGCTCCCACTTGTTGATTCAAGCATCACCATTGCAAAATTCGTCGTAAACAATCCTTACATGTTGTTTTCCATGGATCAG GACTATAGTAGCCTGATTAAAGATAGCATGCCTCTTTTCCCATTTGAGAGGGCACAAAAAGATGGAACTGCGTCAAATTCAACTCAATTTTCTAAGGCCAAAAATGTATTCTTAAGTGGTCACAGTGATGGAACCATAAACTTATGGGATGTCTCATGCCCAAATCCACTTCCTATTGCGTCCCTAACTCAGCAG AGTGAGGACAACCTTTCCTTAAGTGGTGTACCCCTAACGGCATTGTGTCTTACCTCTGACTTACATATCCTCATATCCGGTGATCAAGGTGGAACG GTACGAATCTATAAGTTCAAACCTGATTTTTTTGCCCCAGATACCAGTTTCCTGTCCTTTCAAG GTTCAAAGAAAGGAAGCAACCCAATCCAGAGCGTCAAGCTTGTTAAGGTTAATGGAGCTGTACTTTCTATAAGTACCAGCCAGGATTCTAAGTATTTTGCTGTTGGGTCTGACCAAGGATAT GTGGTATTAATTGATTCCGACAGCAAAACCATACTGTATCAAACACACATTGCTAGTGAACTCTGCACTGGTGTCATCTCTATGCAGTTCAACACGTGTAGCTTGCATGGATTCGACAAGAATATCTTAGTGGTAGCGACCAAGGATTCATCAGTCTTGGCCCTTGAGACAGAAACAGGAAACATACTAAGCCCTTCATTGGTTCATCCAAAGAAACCATCCAGAGCTTTATTTATGCAGATTTTGG ATGAACAAGAACTGTCTGGTCGAGGATTAAGCATTTCAGATGGTATAGACATGATTAAGGGGaattcaaataatatttcatCAAAGCAACCACTAGTATTGCTCTGTTCTGAAAAAGCTGTATATGTCTATTCTTTATTGCATATTGTTCAG GGTATTAAGAAAGTATACTACAAAAAGAAGTTCCATTCTTCTTTGTGTTGCTGGGCATCAACATTTGACACGCCTGAGGCCGGCGTTGTGCTTCTCTTCTCCAACGGAAAAATTGAGATTAG GTCTCTTCCGGAGTTGTCCCTTTTAAAGGAAACTTCAGTTAGTGGCCTCATACTTTCGCCTCCGAAGGCAAACTCCATTGCTGACCATTCAATATGCGCATCAAAAAATGGTGATCTCATAGTG GTTGACAGGGATCAAGAAATGTTCTTCGTCTCAGTTTCCTTGCAAAATGACACCTTCAG GTTCCTGGACTTTGCTTCCCAAGTTTATGATAGAGATCTAGTGGTTGAACCAGGGCAGATCTCTGCACCCatcatccaaaaagaaaagaaaaag GGAATTTTTGGATCTGTTTTCAAAGATGCCAAGGGAAATAAGGCAAGCAATGTGCCTGACACCGGAGTTGAAAATGCAAGAGTAAGTATTGAAGAGATGTCGGCAATATTTTCAGCTGACAACTTTCCATCACACACACAGAGCGAAGAGAAGTTAGGCAGGAACAAAAAGGATGATGATTTGGATATAG ATGACATTGAAATTGAAGATCCAGAAGAGAAACAGAAGGGAAATCCAATGGTAGGAGCACTAAACAAGCAGAACCTTACAAATACATTTCAGGCTCTGAAAG GAAAGTTTATGCACATGAAGGTCAAAAACGATAAAGCCCCGATAAATGATGGACCGAAAGATGACAAGGCAGATAATGTTGGTCAAATTAAGAAAAGATATGGGTACACTGCGTCTGCT GAACCAAGTGCTGCAGAGGCAGCAAAGTCAAAGCTCAGTGAAAATCAGAAGAAGTTGCAG GGCATCAACATTAAAAGTGCTGAGATGCAGGACACAGCCAAGTCATTTTCTTCCATGGCTAAAGAGGTGTTGAGATTTGCCGGAAACGACAAGACAAATTAG
- the LOC132039925 gene encoding uncharacterized protein LOC132039925 isoform X1: protein MLKKLVEKASFVKKPSGDSDGLKPHDVNPRCVFHYGIPSGSVLSAYDSIQKIVALATKDGRIKLFGKDSTQALLVSSDTVSSKFLQFMENQGLLININSNNRIEVWDVEQKYLCNFHDFDREITSVTLIQHTPYLYLGDSSGHVSLMKVVKEPCKIERMKYCIPLSASHGLSNEVAGDTAVAHILPQPAAESKRVAIVYKDGVITLWSIRESKAIFITGGSPLQSMGHETKKATTACWCCPYGSKLVVGYSNGEIFIWSIPATSNSSIDQELEEVPSGTQSAPICKLNLGYKLDKIPIAKLIWSYAEGKAGRLYVMGSPDSQAANLLQVVLLNEHTESRTIKLGLNPPESCLDMEIISSFPALRKNINNSLLLVAKSGQIYTYDDSLIERYLLQYQSRSPPSLPREVKVKLPLVDSSITIAKFVVNNPYMLFSMDQDYSSLIKDSMPLFPFERAQKDGTASNSTQFSKAKNVFLSGHSDGTINLWDVSCPNPLPIASLTQQSEDNLSLSGVPLTALCLTSDLHILISGDQGGTVRIYKFKPDFFAPDTSFLSFQVGSKKGSNPIQSVKLVKVNGAVLSISTSQDSKYFAVGSDQGYVVLIDSDSKTILYQTHIASELCTGVISMQFNTCSLHGFDKNILVVATKDSSVLALETETGNILSPSLVHPKKPSRALFMQILDEQELSGRGLSISDGIDMIKGNSNNISSKQPLVLLCSEKAVYVYSLLHIVQGIKKVYYKKKFHSSLCCWASTFDTPEAGVVLLFSNGKIEIRSLPELSLLKETSVSGLILSPPKANSIADHSICASKNGDLIVVDRDQEMFFVSVSLQNDTFRFLDFASQVYDRDLVVEPGQISAPIIQKEKKKGIFGSVFKDAKGNKASNVPDTGVENARVSIEEMSAIFSADNFPSHTQSEEKLGRNKKDDDLDIDDIEIEDPEEKQKGNPMVGALNKQNLTNTFQALKGKFMHMKVKNDKAPINDGPKDDKADNVGQIKKRYGYTASAEPSAAEAAKSKLSENQKKLQGINIKSAEMQDTAKSFSSMAKEVLRFAGNDKTN from the exons aTGTTGAAGAAGCTTGTCGAGAAGGCTTCTTTTGTTAAGAAG CCTAGTGGAGATTCAGATGGTCTGAAACCTCATGACGTAAATCCCCGCTGTGTTTTTCATTATGGTATCCCATCAGGATCTGTGCTATCCGCTTATGACTCCATTCAAAAAATTGTTGCTCTTGCAACCAA AGATGGACGGATCAAATTATTTGGAAAAGATAGCACACAAGCTCTGTTGGTATCATCAGATACAGTGTCAAGTAAATTTTTGCAG TTTATGGAGAACCAAGGTCTCCTCATTAACATAAACTCGAATAACCGAATAGAG GTCTGGGATGTAGAGCAGAAGTATTTGTGTAATTTCCATGACTTCGACAGGGAAATCACCTCTGTTACACTCATACAGCACACTCCCTACCT GTATCTTGGAGACTCATCAGGACATGTTTCACTTATGAAGGTTGTTAAAGAACCCTGTAAGATAGAGAGAATGAAATATTGTATCCCTCTTTCAGCATCTCATG GCCTATCAAATGAAGTTGCCGGGGACACTGCTGTAGCACATATACTGCCTCAACCTGCTGCAGAAAGTAAGAG GGTGGCAATTGTTTACAAAGATGGTGTTATAACACTATGGTCGATTCGAGAAAGCAAAGCAATCTTTATAACTGGAGGGAGTCCTCTGCAATCTATGGGTCACGAGACAAAAAAAGCAACCACAGCATGTTGGTGCTGTCCTTATGGAAGTAAACTAGTTGTTGGATACAGCAATGGAGAGATATTCATCTGGAGTATTCCAGCTACTTCAAATTCAAGCATAGATCAAGAACTTGAGGAAGTGCCTAGTGGAACTCAAAGTGCCCCAATTTGTAAACTGAATCTTGGATATAAGTTAGACAAAATCCCTATAGCAAAATTAATTTGGTCCTATGCAGAAGGAAAGGCCGGTCGATTATATGTTATGGGCTCCCCAGATAGTCAAGCGGCAAACTTGCTACAG GTAGTTCTACTAAATGAGCACACTGAATCTCGCACAATTAAATTGGGACTCAACCCTCCTGAGTCTTGTCTGGACATGGAGATTATATCAAGCTTCCCTGCATTGAGAAAGAACATTAACAATTCGTTACTTTTGGTAGCAAAGTCTGGCCAAATTTACACATATGATGATTCTTTAATTGAAAGGTACCTATTACAGTACCAGTCCAGGTCACCACCATCACTTCCAAGGGAAGTGAAGGTGAAGCTCCCACTTGTTGATTCAAGCATCACCATTGCAAAATTCGTCGTAAACAATCCTTACATGTTGTTTTCCATGGATCAG GACTATAGTAGCCTGATTAAAGATAGCATGCCTCTTTTCCCATTTGAGAGGGCACAAAAAGATGGAACTGCGTCAAATTCAACTCAATTTTCTAAGGCCAAAAATGTATTCTTAAGTGGTCACAGTGATGGAACCATAAACTTATGGGATGTCTCATGCCCAAATCCACTTCCTATTGCGTCCCTAACTCAGCAG AGTGAGGACAACCTTTCCTTAAGTGGTGTACCCCTAACGGCATTGTGTCTTACCTCTGACTTACATATCCTCATATCCGGTGATCAAGGTGGAACG GTACGAATCTATAAGTTCAAACCTGATTTTTTTGCCCCAGATACCAGTTTCCTGTCCTTTCAAG TAGGTTCAAAGAAAGGAAGCAACCCAATCCAGAGCGTCAAGCTTGTTAAGGTTAATGGAGCTGTACTTTCTATAAGTACCAGCCAGGATTCTAAGTATTTTGCTGTTGGGTCTGACCAAGGATAT GTGGTATTAATTGATTCCGACAGCAAAACCATACTGTATCAAACACACATTGCTAGTGAACTCTGCACTGGTGTCATCTCTATGCAGTTCAACACGTGTAGCTTGCATGGATTCGACAAGAATATCTTAGTGGTAGCGACCAAGGATTCATCAGTCTTGGCCCTTGAGACAGAAACAGGAAACATACTAAGCCCTTCATTGGTTCATCCAAAGAAACCATCCAGAGCTTTATTTATGCAGATTTTGG ATGAACAAGAACTGTCTGGTCGAGGATTAAGCATTTCAGATGGTATAGACATGATTAAGGGGaattcaaataatatttcatCAAAGCAACCACTAGTATTGCTCTGTTCTGAAAAAGCTGTATATGTCTATTCTTTATTGCATATTGTTCAG GGTATTAAGAAAGTATACTACAAAAAGAAGTTCCATTCTTCTTTGTGTTGCTGGGCATCAACATTTGACACGCCTGAGGCCGGCGTTGTGCTTCTCTTCTCCAACGGAAAAATTGAGATTAG GTCTCTTCCGGAGTTGTCCCTTTTAAAGGAAACTTCAGTTAGTGGCCTCATACTTTCGCCTCCGAAGGCAAACTCCATTGCTGACCATTCAATATGCGCATCAAAAAATGGTGATCTCATAGTG GTTGACAGGGATCAAGAAATGTTCTTCGTCTCAGTTTCCTTGCAAAATGACACCTTCAG GTTCCTGGACTTTGCTTCCCAAGTTTATGATAGAGATCTAGTGGTTGAACCAGGGCAGATCTCTGCACCCatcatccaaaaagaaaagaaaaag GGAATTTTTGGATCTGTTTTCAAAGATGCCAAGGGAAATAAGGCAAGCAATGTGCCTGACACCGGAGTTGAAAATGCAAGAGTAAGTATTGAAGAGATGTCGGCAATATTTTCAGCTGACAACTTTCCATCACACACACAGAGCGAAGAGAAGTTAGGCAGGAACAAAAAGGATGATGATTTGGATATAG ATGACATTGAAATTGAAGATCCAGAAGAGAAACAGAAGGGAAATCCAATGGTAGGAGCACTAAACAAGCAGAACCTTACAAATACATTTCAGGCTCTGAAAG GAAAGTTTATGCACATGAAGGTCAAAAACGATAAAGCCCCGATAAATGATGGACCGAAAGATGACAAGGCAGATAATGTTGGTCAAATTAAGAAAAGATATGGGTACACTGCGTCTGCT GAACCAAGTGCTGCAGAGGCAGCAAAGTCAAAGCTCAGTGAAAATCAGAAGAAGTTGCAG GGCATCAACATTAAAAGTGCTGAGATGCAGGACACAGCCAAGTCATTTTCTTCCATGGCTAAAGAGGTGTTGAGATTTGCCGGAAACGACAAGACAAATTAG